A stretch of DNA from Lycium ferocissimum isolate CSIRO_LF1 chromosome 4, AGI_CSIRO_Lferr_CH_V1, whole genome shotgun sequence:
TAAAATATTAGTAGAAGGTTCAAATTATTAGGATACAACTATCAAGGTACTCTACTGACTTCATCGCATAAACCGtcaggaaaaaaatgaaaattagaagaaaatgTCAAGAGAATCAAACTGCAAAAGCCTAATTTAGGATGAACCGACAGCATCCACCCAAAAAGGACCAGATACAccttacaaaatataattaaataaaagaaaatcaacaAGCAGAAAATTAATTCAAGATGAGCAACCTAGCTCATTAAATTTCAGAAAATTGTGAAACCCTGCTTGGGATGCAAAATGGAAAGACAATTAAAGTTGAATTACCTGGGAGTAACCATTAGGCATATCTCGCACAATACAACCAGAAGGGAGCCTCCTGCAATTTCCTATTTGGCATTGTTGTGAACTTTTTTGGATTGTGTCAACAGACACATCCACGATAGCCCAACCTACATCATGTCGCTGGCAGAAGCGAAGAAATTTTGTTTCGCGGACAGGAACCAAATCAGAAATAATTTGCAATTCAGTTTGAATCTGCCAATCAATAATTTCAATCTCTTAGTGCAGGAAACaacaaaattaacaaaatatgtGACTTCGAACAAATTAATGGGTAAGAAGAAGTACCAATAACAGAGTACCGCTCCTGCTTCCCCCTATGCCAGTGGAAATCACATCAAAAGTAGAGGTTTTCCCGATAATACATGAGAACATCTCCACCCATCGACTCTGCATATAGAAAAGCACAGTACatgaaaagaaacaagaaataacTGGTTAGCACatatttgttctcttgaattGAAAGTTAAACTTAATTGACTTAAAAATATGCAGCAACTAATTGCAGCACCACTAAagcaaaaaggaaagaaatatgTCAAACATAGTAAAAGGAAGAGTAGAACTAAAtctaaaatacaaaaatgaagCAACAATTATGCACGCCAAGCAAGGGCTAAGTGATAAACAGATAAAAGTTCTTAACATATTTTAATAGGGGGAGAAAAACACTGAATTCAGGATGAAGAACCTACATACCTTGTCCATTAATGTCTCCACCAATGTCAGACTGTCGTTAAGAACTATACCAGATGCCCTTGTGGCTTCTGTTATGAAATGTCCAGGTTTCATGTCAATAAATGTGGTAGATAATCTAGCGTACTCATGAAGATTCAATGTTTCTGCACTTCCATTCAAGCTTTTGACCCAAAGAGGTTCACCAGTATCAGCCAACTTAAGCAGCTCATTCATAGAAGCAAATGCTAGATCCATTAACATTGACATGTCATATTTTACATCTTTAACAGTCAAGCTTGTGGTGGGCCGAGGGGAAATTACTGGCAGAGGACTTGACAGGCCATTTTCGAAATCAAGCCCCATTGGAGATGCAATGTCCACAACATTTACACCACCAAATTCATTTCTTCccgcaagaaattccaaagcagaaattttcatcatggaattcattGATCCTTCAAAGAAGGCTGAAGGCCCTAATAATTTGTCCGCCAAGATTTTTATCCTCTTGACTTCATCTTGCAACCTGTCAtgttcaatatttgttttatgCTCGTCAACATTTATGCCAGCGATAGTATCCTGCTGACTACAACGGTCGCAAGTTGGATTTCTCATGGCTTTCTTCAATGCAATATGCTCCATGCGAAGcttatcattttcttctttcaacatTCGAGTTTTACAGCGTTCCAATTGCGACTGATTAAACAATATAATTCACTTTCAGAATAATTACACAAATTTCACACAAGGAtaacatgaattaaataaaagaagacaGATGATGCATTACCTTCATTTGGGTTCTTCTATTCTGGAACCAAGATTTCACTTGGTTGCTATCCATGGACAGTTTCATTCCAAGTTCTAGTCTTGCTTTTTCGTCAGGATGTGGATTCTCTTTGAAATAACTGCTACGAAAGATACAAACAAATGAACAAATTTTGGAATTAACATGAATGAATTAACAAGTACAAAAGTAAATGGAACGATGCACACGCTTCAAGCTGTTGAATTTGGTTGGCATTATGCCTATTGAATTTCCTCCTATTTGGTTGGAACGATCCAGAGGCATCACCATCTAGGTTGTCACCAACCAACCTGCTCTCATTTTCATCCTGTCTAGGGACTCCTATTACAACTTTATCCAAACTTTCTCCTCTCTCACCCATGTCACTATGACCTTTTATCTTTGATTTCTGCACCAATTCAGCATGTATCCATTCAAATGAATATCACATGTGACCATAGAAACACCAACattcaaaagcattttttttataacGGTTGAacagatggaaaaaaaaaaaattacatatagtgtttttttttttttttatcttgagATTATAAACTTGATTTTCATAGTGTTTACCAACTTCATTGACCGCTAGATTATACATAACCAGCAAAAACATAtatcaagtgaaaataaagagagaattgtaTGGTAATGTTGGATTCCGTATTCTAGAAGGGCAAAGGTGTAAATATAACTCCCAACTTTACGATTTAGTGCGGATATACCTCTCgttacaaaagtggtgtatatatacctttgctgttataaaatggtgcaaatatattcatgcttttacaaaatgatgcaaatataccctttttcgctgatggggtttttaaaaaaaatcatttaggttattttttaattaaaaaatgctacatgactttaaaaaaagtctacttgcttttttttagtagacatacttttctaaagccacatagtaatttttttctgaTGGGTCGGGTTACGgttagtttaaaaaaatgggtaggcttatttttttttaaagtcatgaattttttttttaaacgaaccataCCCTACAcaccagaaaaaaaattaccatggctttagaaaaatgTGTCcactcagaaaaaaaaaatcggtagacttttttaaagtcacgtggcatttttttaattaaaaaataacctacatggtttttttttaaaaactccCGTCAACAAAaagagtatatttgcaccattttataacggcaggtgtatatttgcatcattttgtAGCGACgagaatatatatacactattttTGTAACGAgaggtatatctgctctaaatcgcaaagttgagggtaTATTAGCACCTTTGCTCGTTCTAGAATAaggcaaaaaaatattattttgataaaagcctacttttttaatttttttaattttttatttcatagcGAGTAGGGGAACGAAAAATGGGAAAGGGaattaaaatatgataatttaaaccctcaccaacaagatGAAAGTTCAGCTATCCGACCAGCTGAGCTACTAGATTCCCACGGCAGAAGCCCGCTAAAGAAAGACAGACCGGGGAAAAGTACTTAAATACAGTATAGTATAGGTTAGGCCATAGATGGAGTGAGCAGTTGTAGCTCGAAGGTGGGAGTAGTTATCACGTTATTGTCTGGACTACCAATCTATGATCTTGAATCTAGATAACCACTCCATTTCCACTACTAATCCTACTAAtgaagccttcaaaattcatcaatAAAAAAACAATTTCCTTCTTCTGTTACAATTAACAAGGGACGAACTCAATTCACCAACTCAAACCTGTTATTATCAACAAATTTAAGTTAGGTCTTATGCTTTAGATGAATCATACAGTTATAGATCTAAGATGAGGTTAAATATGATTAGTGAAAACTTATAGTCAATTCAAGTTTTTTCGAAGTTGAGGCGTAGTTGTCCTTATTTTGATGGCACAAGAAGCAAATTGAGTTCAACGACCCACCTTCTCTCTACGAAAATGGGAGAAGGATGAGAAAATAAAACCTAGGTGACATTTTATTACAACTGTTTGCTTAGAAATTTAAGGACCATGATTAAAATCCAGTCAACTATATGAATCAATACCAATTTGACAAGATAGACAAGCTTTAGGAAGTATTTTTGGGTTTTCCTTCTCATTGTAAAAGTTTATCATAAAAATATTTCTAAAgacttagggtgtgttcggtatggaggaaaatattttccccgaaaacattttcctgAAAAATTGTGTTcttagaaaataagtgaatttctatttattttctcatgtttgatTAGGTAgcgaaaaataagtgaatttcttccttattttctcatgttcgatTGGttggtaaaaaatatttttcaaaaatacccacCTAAGCCCGACCAAtcccaccccaaccccaccaccccacGCCACACCCACCCCTACCTCCACCACCCACCACCCATCGCAAGCACCCACCCCCAACCATCCACCCCCACCCAACCACCATTCTCAAACACCCTTCATCTTCACCCACCCGCTTACCACCACCCCTACCCACACCAAATATAATCACGCAAACTTCccattttataaattttctatAAAGTAAAACTTAATAGatgaagtagaaaattcggAAGGGGGGAGAGCGTAGgggtggtaaaaaaaaaaaaaaaaaaattaaattttgttttgggGGGAGGGGGCTTGGTGGTGGGGGTGTTGGGTCgcgggagggggaggggggggggaggcCAGGgtgtagaaaaccaaaaaacaaattaataattgaaaaaaaaaaattggggggtgTGATGGGTTGGGTTGTGGTAGGGTGATTGCTGGAATGCCGCTTGTGGACTTATTTTTAATCTCCTATTTTTGCTGCCAACTGAAAAAAAGGATAGAGGAAGTCTATTTTTCCGGAGGAGGAAGCAAGTCTACCAATTTCTGAATGCCATGTTCGCCTtcttctagcaacatcaataagaaaagatgaaaCAGAGAACAATTGGATTTAGGGGAttattttagttaaacacatatTGACCCTTAGATCTATAAGTGAACCGATGAGATAAATTTACCAATGCACTAAATGAACTGTACGGAGGCTCTACCGGAAGGGTATTGCATCTAGTATAACCTTAGACTAGAGTCACACCAAATAAATATATGAGCAAAGAtgcaaatatatccctcaaTTTTGCGATTTAGAATAAATATATCTCTTATTACAAAAGTGatgtatatatacccctgccgttataaAATGATACAAATATGCCCGTGccattacaaaatggtgcaaatatacccttttcgctaacgagattttaaaaaaaaaaaatcatttaggtaaatatttaattaaaaaaatgctacgtgactttaaaaaaaaagtctacccattttttttagtagataCTTTTCTAAAGcgacatagtaattttttttctggtgggtcggatctggttcgtttaaaaaaataggtggtcttatttttttcaagttacggaaatatttttttaaacgaaccaaaATCGAGGCACCAGAAAAAAATTACcttgtggctttagaaaaatatgtccacttaaaaaaataggtagggtttttttaaagtcacgtggcttttttttttaataaaaaataacctaaatgattttttaaaaaatttcatcaccgaaaagggtatatttgcaccattttgtaacggtaAGGGTAAATTTGCGCCACTTTCTACAGCatgggtatatatacaccacttctgtaacgaggggtatatctactctaaatcgcaaagttgagagGTATATCTGCACCTTTGCCCTAAATAGATTAAGAGATAGAACGCTTCTTATCgaaaaattatttattcttgaGCTTAAATTTAAACCCACCTATCTCGATATATTTTTTCATTGAATGTCCCCGAAGAGACCCCTAATATCtctatttaaagaaaaaaatcaatgaTCTCATTAAAGCTACATTAGTAAATTTTTGGGATCTATCAGATATCACAAAGTCACAAACCAACAAAAGAACTAGACTTAATAACCCTGTTGACCCACAAAAcaattcttttcttatttctcCCACTGTTATATCCCAAATTAAAAGTCATGTTTAAATGAAAAGGACATCACATTTTAAAATTGAGAAATTCTCATAAGCTGGAATTAAAAAAAGAACGTGTAAACATGAACAGAAAAGCTCAGACTTTGGTACCTTCAAAATCcagatatacatacatacatacatagatttgtgtctatatatacacgcgcacacacatacacaaacacacacaaccCCTTCCCCCCGATGATACATATAGAGTAATTAATTTAATGAGTTCACAAATACCatacaaaaaatgataattaattagAGATTAATAGTTTACTTACAGTGAGACCACGCCTCGCTGAGTTATTGGAGAAATCGAAAAGCAGGCTCAAGAATACAACAAATAGATCAACTCTACTTCAGGATGGTAATAAAAATGTGATTAGTGGTAGCTATATATACTACAACTTTTGCATAGACCGGAGGAGAAATGGGTCCACTTTATGTGGCTTCCTACTCAGTTACCAAAACACAATGTTTAAGTAGGAGTGTCAAATGGATGGGCTGGACTGAATTTGAGTGGGTCAAAATGGGCTGAGTTAATAAATGAGTTGGAATAATATGTGCTAAAGAGCGGGTTATAGCTCAACCCACTCAATTTTTACTAAGATTTTATCACAACCCAAATACCGTCGTG
This window harbors:
- the LOC132051650 gene encoding homeobox-leucine zipper protein ANTHOCYANINLESS 2-like, producing MGERGESLDKVVIGVPRQDENESRLVGDNLDGDASGSFQPNRRKFNRHNANQIQQLEAYFKENPHPDEKARLELGMKLSMDSNQVKSWFQNRRTQMKSQLERCKTRMLKEENDKLRMEHIALKKAMRNPTCDRCSQQDTIAGINVDEHKTNIEHDRLQDEVKRIKILADKLLGPSAFFEGSMNSMMKISALEFLAGRNEFGGVNVVDIASPMGLDFENGLSSPLPVISPRPTTSLTVKDVKYDMSMLMDLAFASMNELLKLADTGEPLWVKSLNGSAETLNLHEYARLSTTFIDMKPGHFITEATRASGIVLNDSLTLVETLMDKSRWVEMFSCIIGKTSTFDVISTGIGGSRSGTLLLIQTELQIISDLVPVRETKFLRFCQRHDVGWAIVDVSVDTIQKSSQQCQIGNCRRLPSGCIVRDMPNGYSQVTWIEHVEYNENFVHHLYQPLVRIGLGFGALRWLATLQRQSNFSTVMMSSVGPTVCTSGQRSIRMLTQRMIHNFCAGVCATIHKWKTIQLSNGEDAKLMIRKNISDPGEPIGLVLSATKTIWLPMEQQRLYDFLMNEQTRSQWDVLSSSGPMQPMLHIFKGQNFDSSISLFRANGDDTNADQQKMLILQDTCTDATGSLLVYAPIDCPAMNVVMNGGDSSSVALLPSGIAIVPDYCKDFFRAKDCNKSFAKKDNCFSCSGSLVTIGFQVLVNSFPATKLSMESAKTVNDLISCRIHGIKTAQVQMILQG